The window TTGCCTTGAGCCATCCCCGCGAAAGCAGGATCGGGTATCAACCGCGATATTGGCCCGGGGTGGCGGCCAGGTGTTGTTTGAAGGCGCGCTGGAAATGCGCCTGGTCGGCAAACCCGCTGTCCAGTGCGACATCGGCAATCAGCTTGCCTTCGCGTAACTGCCGACGGGCGAACTGGATCCGACGATTGACCAGGAAAGCATGGGGCGTCATGCCGTAATGGCGCTTGAAGGCCCGGCTCAGGTACGACGGCGAAAGTTGTGCGGCGGCGCAGATGTCTTCAAGTTTCAAGGCCTCGCTGCAATGGTCATGGATAAACTGCGCCGCTCGCATCAATCCCGGGTGGCTGCCACGGTCCGGGCGCCCGGCTGGGTTGAGCCGGTGTTGCAGGTCGATGAAAAACGCTTCGGCGGCGGCGTGTTTGCGGGCGATGTCGATCCGCTCATCCACCAGTTGGCCGTACAAACCCTGTAAGGCGGCAAACAGCTCGATGTCGCGGCTGTGGGTGGTGGCGAAGCCCTGAAAACCCAGGGTCTCGTCAAAGCCGATTCGGCGCTGCAAGTCCGTCAGCCACTGGGTGTCGACGTACAGCATTACATACGACCATGGCTGATCATTGATCGGGTTGCACGCATGGACATCGCCGGGGTTCATCAATACGACCGTACCGCTCTCTACCTGGAAATTCGATTGCTCATGAAGGTAGGTGCTGCGCCCGGCCGTGATAGCCCCGATGGAAAAGTGGTCATGGGAATGACGCGAATAGCAGACCTTGCGTCCATCGGTGATGCCCCGGGCTTCGATGAAGGGCAGCGCTGCATCACGCCAGAAACGTGGGGCGGCATCATGGGGGGCGGGCTTCATCGGTCGGCGTCCTCGTCTTGAACCTGTGTCGCAGTGTATTAGGCCCTGTCGATAAATGCCTGTTTGATTTGACGCATTGGTTTGAAGGGGAGTGGGCCTGGGCTAGACTTCAACAAGCCCTCTCGATGGAGTTCCCGATGCCTGCGCCAGGTAAACCGGATAACGAAGCCGTTCGCCTCAAGAATCTGCACTCGCTCAAGCTGCTCGACACCGCGCCCGAGGAGCGCTTCGACCGCCTGACTCGCCTTGCCCGGCGTTTGTTCGATGTGCCCATTGCGCTGGTGTCGCTGGTGGATGCCAACCGTCAGTGGTTCAAGTCCAACGCGGGCCTGGACGCCAGTGAGTCCGGACGCGACGTTTCATTTTGTGCACACGCCATTTTGCAGGATCAGATTCTGGAGGTTTGCGACGCGGAGCAGGACGAGCGGTTTCGCGACAACCCGTTTGTCACCGATAAACCCGGCATTCGTTTCTACGCCGGGCAGCCGTTGGCACTGGATGACGGCAGCAAGCTTGGAACCCTGTGCTTGCTGGACACCAAGCCGCGCAAGCTCAATGACGAAGAACGCGAACTGCTGCGCGACTTGGCCAGCATGGCCGAGCAGGAAATGATTGCTGTGCAGATGGCGAGCATGGACGAACTGACCTTGCTGTCCAATCGACGTGGTTTCAAGACGTTGGCCCAGCATGCGCTGAGCGTTTGCGAGCGCCTGTCGCGTCCGGCAACACTGCTGTTCTTCGACCTCAACGAATTCAAGCTCATCAACGACCGCTTCGGACACGCCGAGGGCGATACGGCACTAAAAACGTTTGCCGACGTGCTACGCATCGCCTTTCGCGAAAGTGATGTGATCGGTCGTTTGGGTGGCGATGAGTTCGTGGCGCTGCTCACCGGCTCTGCCCATGTCGAAACCTCGGCGATCATGGCGCGACTCAGGGAAATCCTTGATGAGCGCAATGCGATGTTGCAGCGTGGCTATGACATCCGTTTCAGCGTGGGCCAGATCGACTATGACCCGAAGCGTCATCAGTCCATCGACAGCCTTTTGGCGGATGCTGATGATGCGATGTACATTCAAAAACAGGCTGGTTCGCGCTGACGGCCTCACATCAAGCCCTTATGTGTGCAGGTCCATCGTCATCGCGAGCAGGCTCGCTCCCACAGGGGATTTGCGGTTTGCCCGAAGTCTATGAGCAACTCGGAAAATGTGGGAGCGAGCCTGCTCGCGATAGCGGTGGCCCATTCAACACGAATGCAAGCTGACCCGCCGCCATGACCAGAGCGGAATAAAAAACGCCGCTTGTCCCTTTTCAGGACAAGCGGCGTTTTTACGCAGCGGATGTGACGTGAAGATTACTCTTCGATGTTACCCATGGCGGTGGTGTTGAAGCCGCCGTCCACGTACATGATTTCACCGCTGATGCCCGAGGCCAGGTCCGAGCACAGGAAGGCGCCGGCGTTGCCGACTTCCTCGATGGTGACGTTGCGACGCAGCGGGGTCTGCGCTTCGTTGGCGGCCAGCATTTTGCGGAAGTTCTTGATGCCGGAAGCGGCGAGGGTACGGATTGGACCGGCCGATACGCAGTTGACGCGGGTGCCATCCGGGCCCAGGGAGCCGGCCAGGTAACGCACGCCTGCTTCCAGGGAAGCCTTGGCCATACCCATCACGTTGTAGTTCGGCATGGTGCGCTCGGCGCCCAGGTACGACAGGGTCAGCAAGCTGCCGTTGCGGCCTTTCATCATTTCACGACCGGCTTTGGCCAGGGCCACAAAGCTGTAGGCGCTGATGTCGTGGGCAATGCGGAAGCCTTCGCGGGTGGTGGCTTCGGTGAAGTCGCCGTCCAGTTGATCGCCCGGGGCGAAGCCCACGGAGTGCACGATGCAGTCCAGGCCGTCCCACTTCTTGCTCAGTTCTTCGAAAACCTTGGCGATTTCTTCATCGCTGGCCACGTCGCACGGGAAGCACAGCTCAGGGCTCGAGCCCCAGCCTTGTGCGAACTCTTCGACGCGACCCTTGAGTTTGTCGTTCTGATAAGTGAAGGCAAGCTCAGCGCCCTCGCGATGCATGGCGGCGGCGATGCCGGATGCGATGGACAGCTTGCTGGCGACACCGACGATCAGTACGCGCTTACCGGCGAGAAAACCCATGTGTTGCTCCTCTTTCAGGTTATTCGGCAGTTGTTGGGGCCAGGAAAGCGGCCTCCAGCAACTGCTGTGTATAGGGGTGTTGCGGCGCGGCGAATATGCTGCGGGCATCACCTTGTTCGACCACTTGGCCATGCTTGACCACCATCAACTGGTGGCTCAGCGCTTTGACGACAGCCAGGTCATGGCTGATAAACAGGTACGTCAGGTTGTACTTGG is drawn from Pseudomonas rhizophila and contains these coding sequences:
- a CDS encoding helix-turn-helix transcriptional regulator, with product MKPAPHDAAPRFWRDAALPFIEARGITDGRKVCYSRHSHDHFSIGAITAGRSTYLHEQSNFQVESGTVVLMNPGDVHACNPINDQPWSYVMLYVDTQWLTDLQRRIGFDETLGFQGFATTHSRDIELFAALQGLYGQLVDERIDIARKHAAAEAFFIDLQHRLNPAGRPDRGSHPGLMRAAQFIHDHCSEALKLEDICAAAQLSPSYLSRAFKRHYGMTPHAFLVNRRIQFARRQLREGKLIADVALDSGFADQAHFQRAFKQHLAATPGQYRG
- a CDS encoding sensor domain-containing diguanylate cyclase, encoding MPAPGKPDNEAVRLKNLHSLKLLDTAPEERFDRLTRLARRLFDVPIALVSLVDANRQWFKSNAGLDASESGRDVSFCAHAILQDQILEVCDAEQDERFRDNPFVTDKPGIRFYAGQPLALDDGSKLGTLCLLDTKPRKLNDEERELLRDLASMAEQEMIAVQMASMDELTLLSNRRGFKTLAQHALSVCERLSRPATLLFFDLNEFKLINDRFGHAEGDTALKTFADVLRIAFRESDVIGRLGGDEFVALLTGSAHVETSAIMARLREILDERNAMLQRGYDIRFSVGQIDYDPKRHQSIDSLLADADDAMYIQKQAGSR
- the fabI gene encoding enoyl-ACP reductase FabI — protein: MGFLAGKRVLIVGVASKLSIASGIAAAMHREGAELAFTYQNDKLKGRVEEFAQGWGSSPELCFPCDVASDEEIAKVFEELSKKWDGLDCIVHSVGFAPGDQLDGDFTEATTREGFRIAHDISAYSFVALAKAGREMMKGRNGSLLTLSYLGAERTMPNYNVMGMAKASLEAGVRYLAGSLGPDGTRVNCVSAGPIRTLAASGIKNFRKMLAANEAQTPLRRNVTIEEVGNAGAFLCSDLASGISGEIMYVDGGFNTTAMGNIEE